In the Microcebus murinus isolate Inina chromosome 14, M.murinus_Inina_mat1.0, whole genome shotgun sequence genome, one interval contains:
- the DEPP1 gene encoding protein DEPP1 — MRSRLLLSVAHLPTIRETTEEMLPGGPGQEPPASPSLDDYVRSICQLAQPTSVLDEATALGRSWPPHQLAQVCEKSSPAPALQDITARFSGQQPTLPEANTVDPLDWLFGESQEKLPSRRDLPRRTGPWGLHRQMDGGKARGVPRGWLCEARVPGQSLAQPPRDGHQSSNPRSQTSGQLGQAVASPRPSSVLRTLYSLLPVIHEL; from the coding sequence ATGAGGTCCCGGCTTCTGCTTTCTGTGGCCCATCTGCCCACAATTCGGGAGACCACGGAGGAGATGCTGCCtggggggccagggcaggagcccCCAGCCTCGCCCAGCCTAGATGACTACGTGAGGTCCATCTGTCAGCTTGCACAGCCCACCTCTGTACTGGACGAGGCCACAGCCCTGGGCCGATCCTGGCCACCTCACCAGCTGGCCCAGGTCTGCGAGAAGAgctcccccgccccagccctaCAGGACATCACTGCCCGTTTCAGTGGCCAGCAGCCCACACTGCCAGAAGCCAACACTGTTGACCCCCTGGACTGGCTCTTTGGGGAGTCCCAGGAAAAGCTGCCAAGTCGGAGGGATCTGCCGAGGAGGACTGGCCCCTGGGGTCTGCACAGACAGATGGACGGTGGCAAGGCCAGGGGGGTGCCCAGAGGGTGGCTCTGTGAAGCCAGGGTGCCTGGGCAGTCTCTGGCACAACCACCACGGGACGGGCACCAGAGCTCCAACCCGAGAAGCCAGACTTCTGGACAGCTTGGCCAGGCCGTGGCCTCCCCCCGCCCAAGCAGTGTCCTTAGAACTCTCTACTCTCTACTCCCGGTGATCCATGAACTCTGA